aataaaaagaacaatcACAAAGCAATCACAACATAGCAGAAATTCAGAGCAACTATACACATTTAATTATGTACATAGGGTAGGCAACAAATCATACTTTTTCTGTAAGAAAGTCTGCTAACTAAAAGCACTAAACTATTTTCAAGTGTTAGATACTGGCATTAACAATAAGTCACAGAAATCTGCTCAGAAAACGTATCCTTCAtcagttatttattcatttgttttccatttgttccaCCAACGAATTATGAACCTGCTTCTACCTAGGTTCCAAGCTGTGCTCTATGGATATAAGTAGGTTCAGCTCATCTCACTAGACTTTTGAACATGCTTTTCTGTCCCTTTTCTTCTAGAAATGTCTTCATGTTCCTCTTTCCCATTGGTGTTGGCGGTTCAATCGCACATTTGAAAGTATGGAGTCATTAGAAGATGTGGTTTAAAAGGAAGTGGCACTGAAATTGTTTTTAAGCAACTGTCATAGAAATCCcaaaactgtctttaaaaaaaatagagaagtgaGGATTTGCTTTAAGCTTCTTCCATTATCACCAGGCTCAGGCTCTGtctgttttttgaattttaggaACTGACAATTTGTGAGAATTGAAAAATAAGAACCAGGAATATTTCTATTAGATACAGCTTTCTAGGGTATATCATTATTTGGAATTCTATAGACACAATTTTCACTCCAGGTGAAGACTCAGTGGCCTTAGGTCCCTTCTGGCCCCAGGGTCTTCACCCTCCATTGCTCTTTCAATCCCACCTTAGTTCAACCCATCCCTCTCCAGCCAGCTTGGGTTTGAGATGGAGAAGGGATGGAGAAAactggagaggaagaaaagatggCAAATGAGGGGAGGATAGATGAGACGTATGTGGGCGTGCATGAGTGTGGGTGTGGGTATGCATGAGTGTGGGTGTGGGTATGCTTATTAGAGCTTCTAAAGCAGCACTGTCTaacagaactttctgcagtgGTGGAAGTGTTCTAGATTTGAATTTCCAATAGGGAAGCCCCCAGCCCCCTGTGGTTATTGAGTACTCAAAATTTGTAACGGaagtgcattttaaattttatctaatttgaatttaaatttagaTAGTGGCATATACCTAATAACTATCATGTTAGACAGCACAgatctttgtatttgtttttgtttttgtttttttttgacggagtctcgctctgtcacccaggctggagtccagaggtgtgatctcggctcactgcaagctccatctcccgggttcatgccattctcctgcctcagcctcccgagtagctgggactacaggtgcccgccaccacacccggctaaattttttgtatttttagtagagacggggtttcaccatgttagccaggatggtctcgatctcctgacctcatgatctggccacctcggcctcccaaagtgctgggattacaggcatgagccaccgcacccggccaggacaGCACAGTtctaaaaaatattctatttaccCCAAATTGGGGAGGAAGCAGAATAAAATTAATGGAAAGAGGCCAGATgcagtagcttacacctgtaacctcagcgcgttgggagcccaaggtgggtggatcacttgagatcaggagtttgagaccagcctggctaacatggtgaaactccatctctactaaacatacaaaattagctgtgcgtggtggtgcacacctgtagtcccagctactctggaagctgaggcaggagagttgcttgaaccagggaggtggaggcttcagtgagctgagattgcaccactgcactccagcctgggcaacagagtgagagtctgtctcaaaaaaaaaaaataataataataatgataataaaataatggaaagagACAGGGAAGTGCTTCTTCTCAATCTTTCAAACCTCAAACTGCAGACCCTGGCTCCATAACATGAAAAGCAGAATATAGTCATGGGTTTGCACAATTTCAAAGGGGTAGAAATgacaagtgaaaaaaagaaaatggtatgtAAAATAAGTCAAGTGGATAAAGTTGATTGCAGATTGGAGAGCAATCCCACCATATATTCACTGTGCATGTTCAAGTCTTTCTTCTGAGTTTCAGGCATCGTCTTCACCAAGTTCAGATTCAGAGAACTAGGGAGGAACAGTAACTGTACTCTTGCTGCCTCAGGGCTACATTGCATCCAGGGTGCTCTCTCGAAGAGCCTGCTTTATCCTGAAGATGGACCATCAGAACATCCCTCCTTTGAACAATCTCCAACGTTACATGTATGAGAAACAGGTAATTCTGGGGCACTCTTGAGTATTCTCTGTTCTTAAGCCAGGCAATACTGGTATTTATGGAGAAATGAAGAGGGTGAGGGAGAAGATCATACTATCATGCCTTACCATAAATATGATATTCAACTTATTAAAGTTATTaaagtgtttttacttttattttattattttttaagagcagGAGTAAATCTCAGCTTGATTTCCACCATATAGTCCTAAATACAAGAATTTATAATAAATTCCAGTGACATTATAGCAAGGACTGATCAGCTTCTCTTCTCAGAGCAGGGCTATGAGAAATGGTGATTGGAACACTAGTAAGAGAAGTTCTAATATTCAATGACCCAAAGATGCaaagaaataatacagtataGTGAATATACTGTATACTATATACTGTATACTATAGTGCACTGTGGCTAGAGACCCAAGGTTTAAGTCTCCCTCCACAACTTCTTATAGGTGCCACATTTGACATGGGACTTACTTTCTTTGGGCTTCATTGCCACCAGAGGTAAAATAACACTGGTAATTACTAATGAGGCTACTTCACAGATAGAGTGTTCAAAAAGAGATGATGCCTTGAGATCCCTAAGTTCTTTCTGTTTAAtaatctgaaagagaaaaatcatcacAATTTCGAATAAGGTACAccaatttttgtcaatttattttatgttgttCTTTTCCGTTATACCGATCTAGACTCTGGAAAACATGTTCTCCAACAAATACACCTGGGTCAAGTACAACCCTCTGGAGTCTCTGATCAAAGATGTGGATTGGTTCCTGTTTGGGTCACCCATTGAGAAACTCTGCAAACATATCCCCTTGTATAAGGGGGAAGTGGTTGAAAACACACGTGAGTACCAATAagtcattcattcaccaaatattttctgaaagctactatgtgccaggtgctctgCTGGGTGCCAtgtgaaatgcaaataaatggaaacagtACTCAGTTCAGTTTGCTTTGGGAATTAATTACATGCCACGTGTGTAAATTGTGCTAAATGTTAGGAATACAGAAATGAATTAAACTGTCTCCAAGGAACACATAGTCTAGTGAAGAAGCTGACAAGTGAAAAGAGAGGATGGAATAAAGGATTCCTGGGTGCCAATGAAAAACTACTCAATTCTTGTATACTTTCATATGTAAGAATTTCAAGTAGCAAAAAGTCATCTGGGCCCTTAGAATAGCATCTTTTGAAGATaataagaaggaagaaggaagtcaCTAAGAAATGCTCTCAGGATCCAGAATAGAATTGGTACAGGAAAGAGGAGGCCAAGTGGACTTACAGACAGGGAGTAAAAACCCTGATTCATCTGGGTAACATATGCCACTGCAGATATTACTGTCATTTTTATACAAAGCTTCTAAACGTGGCAGAGCAACCAGAGTGAAAGAGGTCGGGCCACCTGATGACGAACACAACAAAGGAAATGTCTCAGAGTAGTGGAAGGTAGATAAAGAAGAGTAGATAAAGAAGAGTTCATGTTTATTATATATCTACTGCCCAGAAAAGAATTTTAAGTACTCATTCATAAAGTAAATAAAGGCACATAGGCATGCCATTGACACAGAATGGTATAATATCACTGGGATTGAGCCAACCAGCACTTCCAAAAGTTGTCAGTTTTATTTAAGCAAATGTATTATTATTCTAATAAttccaataatatattttttaatgctctttctctgaaaaattttcccttttccagataATGTCGGTGCTGGAGGCTGTGCAAAGGCTGGGCTCCTGGGCATCTTGGGAATTTCAATCTGTGCAGACATTCATGTTTAGGATGATTAGCCCTcttgttttatcttttcaaagaaatacaTC
This genomic window from Pongo pygmaeus isolate AG05252 chromosome 12, NHGRI_mPonPyg2-v2.0_pri, whole genome shotgun sequence contains:
- the GKN2 gene encoding gastrokine-2 yields the protein MKILVAFLVVLTIFGIQSHGYEVFNIISPSNNGGNVQETVTIDNEKNTAIVNIHAGSCSSTTIFDYKHGYIASRVLSRRACFILKMDHQNIPPLNNLQRYMYEKQTLENMFSNKYTWVKYNPLESLIKDVDWFLFGSPIEKLCKHIPLYKGEVVENTHNVGAGGCAKAGLLGILGISICADIHV